A region of the Silene latifolia isolate original U9 population chromosome 9, ASM4854445v1, whole genome shotgun sequence genome:
GTCGTTGGTGTACATTGAAGATCTCGATTGATCTTAAGATAATGGGTTGAAGATCTCGATGGTTTATTAGATGAAGAAGGAGACGATTGAAGATAGAGATGGAGATGATGGTTTATTAGATGGAGAAGGAGATGAGTTCATTAGATGAGTTCATTAGATTGAAGATGCTGGGTTGAAGATCTCGATGGTTTATTAGATGACGGTTTATtagatgaagaaggagaagatCTCTATTTAGGTTGTGTATAGAGATTGATCGGCTGTGATCGGCTGTGTATtagatgaagaaggagaagatCTCTATGATGATTGTGTATAGAGATTGATCGGCTGTGTATtagatgaagaaggagaagatCTCTATGATGGTTGTGTAGAGAGATGGAGATGATCGGTTGTGTATAGAGATTGATCGGCTGTTGTGTGAGTAGGTTGTGTTTCAAGGTTTTTTTTACAACCCTAGATAAGATAGTTATTCGGAATTAGATGATCGGCTATGTATAGACATTAATTGGTTACTCGGAATTAGATGAGTTACTCGGTTTTTATTAATTGGTTACTCGGAATTCGATTTGTTTATTAAGATAGTTATTCGGAATTACTtgtactaggtttggtgcccagctACGCCTGAGCTACCTTTATttaacatttaaattttattttctatgaaatatgattttcctaaatttggttaacacatacatttacaatttatatattgaaattatgatgagaggtaaaattaatcaacaaattatgagacatgTTGATCACCTCTcccgctgttaatattattactttcactacatcccctgttaatactattacgttcactacttcttcggttactgttgtttgtttactattcctgctatttttacggttaacccgttagttttgtcaagctcttatatttaaataaattaatattttcttaaaatcgaattgttaatttatttttcATACTCTTTCCGTTGTTCCTAgtgttactttcattacatgtgttgtgattactattactttcacttctcccgccgtcattattttttctttcactactcccgcgtttattattgttaatttcactactcccgttgctgCTAATATGACTTTCACTACAAACTACTCCCGTTGctatatattattgttgcttttactactcacgTGGAAGATTACTATCATAATAGTTGATTATCTAGTCGTATTAgtgttatatatttaaataaatctgaaatattagattaaaatattatttaagagcaatcattattatttactaactaaattacaaatctaatgaattatggaatattatattttttggaaatctgaattgatttacttaccttttaatagtttccaaaatataacatatacttatattatatttacgTATGTTAAGTAATtaacatatttatactaattaataccataagtgggacCCGTTTATGTTAAGGAAACTcgccatattctaatattctctaaatttatacttttaaccaaaactatataatatttaaatTGAAGTCGCTCGTTCAGGTCTATCACACAGCGctagtgatttaaactatataatataattaatgtgtatagatttatttaattatatagaagtcctttggtttctggaattaatatatagtattgattaatTGGTTACTCGACTTGTATTAAGATAGAAACTCGGTTTTAATAATTAGATGAGTTACTTGGTTTTAATATTGGTGTAGTTTTTTTTATTACGATATTtacaataatagaaaaataacaatatttataaaatgttaggaaaagtaattgtaaaagtaagagagagaaaAGTGGGGTAGAAAATGTGGAAAATGATTGAAAATGTTGTAAAGTGGATAATGATTGGGTTGACGACgtaggtcgtgaccttctgttTGGGATGATAAAAATGGGTCAAGGTTAATAATatgagattaagagtaaaatcaGGTCGTGACGTACTTAACGCGATCTTTGCTTGGGATGGTCTAAGGTAGGCGCGGCAAGAGTGAATGTGAGTattgtgattccaagttgagctAAAAAACAAGCTTACCATCCTTTAATTCCCACTAAATTCCACGTAAATCCTAAAAACCCCACTTTCCGACCTTGTAATCTCCGTCATTTTACACATTATAATAATCCACCACAATTACCAGAATGCCCCATTTACAAATCCTATCAATTCTCACAATTCACAAATGACAGTCAATCTCCACAATAGAAAACTCAAGATATCACAATCCAATTCTACTTCCGAAATGAAGAAagatactactactaataataacaaGGGTATAAAAGGGTTGTTGGAAACGGCGTCGTTTATGAAATGGGGGTATGCTGACATTGTTGGTGTTATCAAGTATCATCCAATACCATGTGTTTTTGTAATGTCATTGTTGTTCTTCATGTCCGTCGAGTACACGCTCTTCATGGTTccttcttcttctcctcctttCGATCTTGGCTTTATTGCCACGCGCTCTCTTAATCGCCTTTTATCTCATTCCCCTAATCTTAATACTCTTTGTGCCGCCCTTAATACggtattcttcttcttctccttcttcaatTTTGCCTGATTGTCGAGTGCGCATTATCTGTCCCAACTTGTGTTCCACTATATTTCCCTTGTGACACGTCATTAGTTTAATATAAATTATTatctactccctctgtcccgatcatttgttgtcttttACATTTTGTTTATTGTCCTTTCTATATTAGGAATACATTTggtgaacaatttgatcattcacactcaatttggtccataTGTTATTTAGTAATTGACTTTCTTCACTTTTCccggtctttgtgccaaaacaaaaggacaacaaatgatcggagggagtattttaTTATGTACATGATAATGTGTCGAAAGAGAAAGGTAATGGAACGGGAGATGAGattttaataaaaataaagaaatgattgaaacggagggagtaatagATTTTCGTGGTTTAATTTAATTTTAGCAACTGAAGAAATGGCGTCGTAGTTGTTGCATCACAATCAGTCAATCAACCTGATATGACACAATCATTAGTGGTCAGTCAATATTAGTCTTTGCAGTTCGAAAAAGATTGGTTTCATTTGACTTTGTGGTCTAACTTATCAATGTTGATCGACTGATTGAGATGCAACAACTACGACACCATTTCTTCAGTTCCTTCGGGTTCCCGCAACAACTAGGACAACACACTCTAGTATGTTTCGGTATTAAGTTGGTTGATTGTTCGATAAATGACAGGTGTTTGTGGGGATGCAAACAACATACATATTATGGGTGTTCTTAGTAGAAGGAAGAGCTAGACCCGGACTTGCTGCATTGTTTTCCTTCACCTGTAGGGGAATTCTTGGTTACTCTACTCAGCTTCCTTTGCCTCAGGTATCTCTGAAGGAATTTGTCGGtccttaaaacaattttaaaagACAAATCTCCACGACCAGTTAGAAATCAAAATTAAACTAAATAGAAGGGCAATCGAATTACCTCGCAGCGGAATTAATCCGTGAGCAAATAATATCCAgcaaataagaaaaataagaacCGGCTCTTAATAACCCAACTGCTACAAATAATCACAAGCACCCCAATTGTAGTGCTCCACTAGTATCCACACGTATGAATAGAAGATACGATTTGTATGCTAGTACAAGGGTAGGGTTTGTTATTTCTCAGACAGGAATAGGATGGATGAAACTGACTCCCATATATCTCTATATATAGGAAAGCTAAGACTCAGTTTCCTAATCAAACTCTAACTTTAATCGCATCTGGTCCTAATCTAATTAGAGCCCTATTTTCATATTTTAGTCTGACTATAAAAGGAAACACCATATTCATCTTGTGGGTGACCCAATGGGCCCGTTTAATTCTACACGAGTCCTTAAACTTATTTAAGACTCGGCCCGTAAGCGGCTTCTAGCAAAACGTTACGGTTAAATAGAATATAAACCGGGTTACCTTAATTGGACTCCGGACATAAATCCAACAGTCTCCCACCTTGTACCGTGTACAATTAAACATGTCTCTTTGCTTCTATTGTTCCAATCAAGACTAAGGTAGGAAAAGTGTCAACCTTAAATGTCTTAATCATTTTTCTCGAATCTCTGAGTTGAATTGTTACAGCAAACGACTAACAATCACCTCGTCTGAGCGCGGCCACGCATTTTACAATTCACACTCTTCGAGAGGCCAGAAACAATAAACTTCCTTCAGTAAGGAAGGAAGGAACGAATCCCATGTTGTTTAACCACATCGTATCACAAGATCCATAGTAAGTCCAAGCATTGCCGTTATAGTCACCGGTCACGGCTGACGTTTGACAATGTCAAAACAAACTAGTTAGCATGTACAGAATAGTGAAAAACTCAGGTCTAAAGACCGTATATTCACTATTAACTAGTGATAAGAAACTTTACTGACACTAAGCGAATCCTTAGTAAAGTTCCTAAAGGGTCTGTCTAATACATGTTCTCTAACATGTACCCATATGCTTGGTTTGATATCCCAATATCATTACTTAAGGAACTTAGTCATCAACCAGCTCATATACTAATCATTTTAGGCATTTAAGTGTTCCAATTTAATGCCCTGATTAGAGACTATAATAGAAAAACATCATCTAAATAGAGTTCCAAAACTAAGTCACGTACTTAGTGATCTATTAATCAATGTTGACTATTGTGGAACAAACATtcaatttaaacaataaaatgaataaaatcaaataacaattttATTGAATAAATGAAGTAAATGTTACATATTACTAATTAAACATGTCAAATAAACTCCCACTAAAACAAAGATCTCATAATAAGACTAAGATCACTCGCTAATGCATCTTAGACCAATGGCAGCTCTATGACTCTCATGCTTAGACTACGGGAGAGGCTTTGTTAAGGGATCTGCAACATTTGCATCAGTCGGTACTCTGCATATCTTAACATCACTCTATCAATGATCTCTCTGATAAGGTGATATCTTCTCTCTATGTGTTTGGATTTTTAATGTGACCTCGGTTCCTTAGCTTGTGCAATAGCACCAttattatcacaataaacatctaTGGGGCTAGAAATGCTAGGAATCATTCCAAGTTATTTTGGTATctacttgtcatactcaatgcacaAGCTACATCAGGACGAGTGCATaacatggcatacatgatagaacctatggcggaagcatagggaatcttTCTCATGCGCTCTTGCTCATCAGGTGTCGAAGGACACTGAGTCTTGCTAAAAGTAATGCCATGAGACATAGGCAAGAAACCCTTCTTGGAATCAATTTAATTGAAACGTCGAATCACCTTATCTACATAAGTGCTTTGACCGAGAATAAGTCTGttaggtctatctctatagatcctaATACCCAAGATGTAAGCCGCATCACCCATATCCTTCATGGAAAAACAACTCCCAAGCCAATCTTTAACGGATTGTagcattggaatgtcatttcccaTTAGGagaatgtcatcgacataaagaaCCGTAATCTGTTGCACTCCCACTATTATTCTTCTTGTACACACATGGATCTTCTTCGTTTCTAAGGAAACCAAACTCTTTGATTGCCTGATTAAAAGgaagattccaactccgagatgcttgcttcaatccataaATGGATCGTTGAAGCTTGCAAATCTTCCCAGCATGTGTTGTGAagccttcaggttgtgtcatgtacaCATCCTCTTGCAGatttccattaaggaaagctgtttttacatccatttgccaaatttcataatcatgaaatgcagcaactgCTAGGAGAATCCGAATGGACTTAAGCATCGCTACTGGAGAATAGGTTTCATTATAGTGAATACCATGAATTTGCTTGAAACCTTTAGCTACCAGTCGcgccttatatatatatatccacaTTTCCATCCATGTCAATCTTTTTCTTGAAGACCCATTTACACTCAATGGTTTTAACACCATCGGGTGGATCAACCAAAGTCCATACTTGGTTATGGTACATGGattccatttcggatttcatggcctcaagccattttTCGGAGTCATTTTTCGGAGTCAGAGCCCATCATTGCTTCTTTATATGACCTTGGCTCATCATTCTCTACCAAAAGTAGATCACGATGCTCAGTCACTAAGAACCCATATCTTACGGGATCCTTACCAAAATTAGATCTTTCAAATCTACGTagggcgggttccacaggagtaGAAACTACAACTCTTTGTAAATCTATAAACATTGTTCCTCCTCATTAGGTGGAGGAATTTCCTGTGTCTCTCGAATTTCTTCGAGATCAACTCTACTCCCACTGGTTCCTTTGGAAAGAAATTCTTTTTCCAAAAAGACACCATATCGAGCTACAAACACTTTGCCCTCAGATGGGTTGTAGAAATAGTACCCTATAGTCTCCTTAGGATATCCTACAAAGAAGCATTTGTCGGATTTGGTGCCAAGTTTTTCAGGAATTAACTTACAaaagcctcgcaaccccaaatCTTTAGGAAAGACATCTTAGGAACATTTCcggtccatatctcatatggtgtcTTTTCTACGGACTTTGATGGACACCTGTTAAGTGTGAACGCAGAAGTTTCAAGTGCATAACCCCAAAATGAAATAGGAAGACTAGCATGGCTCATCatggaccgaaccatatcaaggtCGGTCCGATTCCTCCTCTCAGACACATCATTCcattgtggtgttccgggtggagttagTTGTGAAACGATTCCACAACCTCTAAGATGATCACTAAACTCTTGGCTCAAGTATTCTCCTCCATGATCAAATCGTAAAGCTTTAATTGTCTTGCCAAGCTGATTCTGCACCTCAttctgaaattctttgaatttttcaaaggattcAGACTTGTATTTCATCAAGTAAACGTAACCATATCTACTGAAATCATCAGTAAATGTTATGAAATACTGAAAACCACCTCTAGCAGTATGActcattgggccacaaacatcAGAATGTACAAGGCCTAATAAATCAGCCGCCCTCTCACTATGACCGGTAAAAGGCGTTTTTGTCATTTTGCGAAACAAACAAGACTCACATCTCtcaaatgattcaaaatcaaatgAATCCAAAAGTCCATCTTTATGAAGCTTTtgtacacgtttctcatttatatgACCCAAACgacagtgccatagataagtagGATTAGAATCATTagtttttaatcttttggcattAATGTTATAGACCTCCTTAGTTAAATTTAGAACATATAGTCCATCAACAATATGAGCTTGACCATATAAAATACCATTACGCATAATAGaacaacatttgtcttttaatcgAATATCAAAACCATTCATGTCCAAACACGAAACAGAAATAATATAATATTCCTGCTAATGGCAGGTACTGAGGTACATGATAACAATTATCTAGTTCTAAAACTAAGCCAGAAGGCAACGATAAATGAAATGTTCCTACAGCTAaagcagcaactcttgctccattgccCACACGTAGATCCACTTCACCTTTCGCCAATGATCTACTCCTTTTTAGTTCTTGCACATTACAACAAatgtgagaaccacaaccggtatctaatacccaagaaGTAGAACAACGAGTAGTAACATTTACTTCTATAACATGAAGAAGTAGAACAACGAGTAGTAACATTTACTTCTATAACATGAATACCTGAAGTGGAAGCAACACTTCCATTCTTCACATCTTCCAAGTACTTTTTGcagttcctcttccaatgtcccttTTCATTACAATAATGATAGACATCTTCAGAAGGCACCCAAGGCACCCTTTACTGACTTGGGCTTAGGTTTGAGTTTGGCGATATTTGCCTTACTCTtacccttacccttacccttatcTGAACCTTGCTTTTTAAAGCCCTTTCCCTTCTGTATCATTAGAACATTAGAGGTAGGAGCTTTCTTAGGCTCAGCTGTCTTAAGCATCCCATGCAATTCTTCCAGAGATTTGTCCAAATTATGCAtattataatttaaaataaaaacattaTAACTTGGATTCAAGGACTGAAGCACAATATCAGTAGCCAACTGTTGGCTTATTCCGGCATCAAATCTTTCAAGGTTATCAAAATAACCTATCATTTTTATGACATATGGACTAACTGGCTCATCTTTTCCCATCTTACAGTCAAAGATAGCCTTAACAATATTATTCCTTTCAGTTCTTGCTCCTGAAACATAGCTTTCAGGTTTTTAACAATCTCATATGCCGACTCCACGTTCTCATATTGCTTCTGAAGCTCAGAGTTCATGGTGGTAAGAATCAGACACCAAACATCAGTATTAGCATCAGAATGCTCTTTCCACGCGTTCTTAGCGGTGGTATGGGCATTACTATCTGGTTTCTTAGGCAATTCCTTCTCTAAGGACATATACCTTTTTCTCCTGCTTAAGAACAATTCTCAAATTGCGATACCATTCCAAAAGGTTTGAACCATTCAACTTTTCCTTCTCAAGGAGGGAACGGAGAGAAAATGAATTGGTGGTATGAGACATTATCTACAACAATATAAATATGCAAGTATAAGTAACATGTTCAAATATGCAACAAATGAATCCTAAACAATTTTAAGATAATTATAAAAATTGTACAAGTAACCCTCATACGTATACAATATTCCAAGACCCTGAATACTTATAACTTAAGTGAGCTTTGGCTCATCGCCCAAATTATAAGGATTAAGGTAAACATCTCTATGTTAATTGCATCTCATATACAACTCTCAGTTTGTTTAACAATCATCATATGAATTTTAACTACATGCCTCAAAGTTCAAAACtgttttgaaaaactttgttAAGACAACCAACCTACATGTGTGGATAACTATTATCCACCTGCTCAACTTACATAACCAGAATCCTCTACTTTGGCAGACCCATCACTTGATGATGTAAGTTTATTTTAGTCATTAGGTTGGAAAGGCATAAACTTAATATTCAGATTGAGGGATTAAACATATATGTCGATTATGAATGCATACTAATGAACAAATGTATATATTATGTGCATCTCATACATAAAGAAATCAACATTAGCATGTCTCATATTAAAACAAAGACATATCATTAACAATCTCAAGATAGgttaataaaatattaaaatttccAACTTTTAAATCAAAAACTGTCCATAACTCAATCGAACCTTTCGAATTTGACCTTAAAACGCAGACCCTGCTTTGCAGTCCTGTTTAGAATGCCGTTTACATGCGAAAAACACTACTCTTTCATCAAAATCCGACCACTCGGAATTGATGAACAATATTTACGAAACAATTTCAATAAATCGTGTTATCTAATTTAATCTTATAAAATTAGTCGCAAATAAATATGAGTCTAAGAGTAACAACATATAtcaaatatatactccctccgatccagacagatgTAAACATAAGCAAAAAGTAattatttaagaaaaggtggaaaagtGAGGGGTAAAATAGGAAATATTGATTGAGGCCACATGAGTTTTGGTGGATTAAATAAGTAGTTGGTGAGTGGGTGAGTGGGTGGTAGAGTTGTAAATTGGTAGTGGATGTAAGGGTAATTTAGTTATTATTCATGCCAAATAtggtatgttaccattggtgtggttcatccattttaggtaagtgttaccatctgtctggatcggagggagtattaggcATGAAATTAAACTAATCAGATTAATGCCCTAAATAAATTAGGTAAACATAAAATTAGATTAAGTTTTAGTTCTAACCGATTAATACTCTTAACATTAATATTGACAGTGGCTTCCATCAAAGTAATTGGATAAACATATCATACATGATTCCTCACTtgttaaaataaaacaaaagataCAGGGAATTGTGATGGACAAAACCAATGTCAATTGCGGCAACTAGAACAAATGGATTAAGGCTCTATCACACGATAAAACTTTTGACAATATAAAATTAAAGCGTCCGACATCACATGCAGAATCTCACGCAGTAATTGGCCAGATTAAATCGTGCTATAACAATGAACCTCGAACAAGATTCGTACGTTAATTTGATTTTAACATAGCATAAGCGGCTCTGATACCGACCATGTATCAGAGCCGCTTATGCTATGTTAAAATCAAATTAACGTACGAATCTTGTTCGTGGTTCATTGTTATAGCACGATTTAATCTGGCCAATTACTGCGTGAGATTCTGCATGTGATGTCGGATGCTTTAATTTTATATTGAAAAGTTTTATCGTGTGTCGCTAATTCTCTGCAAACTTAAATAGAGCCTTAATCCATTTGTTCTAGTTGCCACAATTGACATTGGTTTTGTCCATCACAATTCCCTGtatcttttgttttattttaacaAGTGAGGAATCATGTATGATATGTTTATCCAATTACTTTGATGGAAGCCACTGTCAATATTAATGTTAAGAGTATTAATCGGTTAGAACTAAAACTTAATCTAATTTTAGTTCTAACCGATTAATAATCCAACAATCTCTCCTCTTATAATCTTTGATGATTACAACTTTACTTGGAACACGGTTTTATCTTCATTCATTGTCATCATTGCCCTCATGAAGAGGCTTCTGCTATTGGTCACTCCACTCCGTTTAGTTATGTATTATTGACCTTCATGCCATTTATACCGCCACATCTTTCTCGTAATATAATTTTAGATATTTTGTTTAAATGacagtatgaattttttttttctttgtgtgtgtgtgtgttgataAATTGAACATTACAAAATTCAAATCATCACTCTGCATATATCCCGCAAAGATTAATGGTCATTGTCTACTTGAATTGACGAACAAAGTCAAATGGGCACAATGTAAATGGTATTGAGGTAGGAGGGAGTAATTGGAGTATGTTGATAATAAAACTTGTCCAATGAGTCAATGACTAGTCATTGTTTATCTTCGCGGAATTTGGATAATATGATTCAGAAATGAAAGATTGGGGATAGTTGGAGCTTTGTAAAGTTAATTTAATTTCCGACTCTATGACTAGCTAAATTTCCTCCCTTCGTACCTTTACACGGTCCTTTGGTTTAATTACTTTACTGATTAGTTTTTGAGGAAGTCTATTAAAACCACAAGTTCATACTCTTTATCTTCTTGTCATAAACCGAGTGCTGCAAGCCTACAATCATACTTGTTGATAATGCGAAATTTTGAAAGTAGAAGGGACAATTCATGTGGATGTAAACCAGGCTAGTCTGTAATGGGACCAAATATCATTCTATTTGTTTATGCTGGATTTGGAGTATTGTTAGTTAAGGCACAAACTTCGCGTAGGAGGGTAGGAACAAGTTTAGCATCTTGTTGCTTGGCGTTTTGGTTATTCTGCTTGTCATTCTTTATTAGTCTCACAACTTTCGTCTCCCATACTATGAATATTTTGTAATTGATACTGAAATTTATTGCATTTCACGTACTCCTCATCTTCTCCACATGTACTTGTTACTTGTTAGAGAACAAGCATGAATCATGTCAACATCTTTAAAATACGCTGAAGAGGTGATATTTAATACTTCGTAGCAGTAAGACTTCTTCTCACATACGGAGTATTTTGTAGCAGTTAGCCATATGTTAATGAAGGAGCGGTCAGCCCCCCTAAACTAGGTTTGACTCCGCCATTAGCTTCTTTAGGAACGTTTTTGATATTTTGTACGGAGTATTTGTTTACAAGAGTCCGAAATGTGTCTCAATCGACTTATTGTTGATGCTTTTCACTTCCTTACAAGAGTTACAACACATGTTTTTGTTGTCTACCTCTCTGTATAGATTGtgcatttatttttggtgtaaatCATTATAATTAGTTGATATTTGTGGCCAGGAATTTTTGGGTTCAGGTGCGGATTTCCCTGTTGGAAATGTATCGTTCTTCCTGTTCTACTCTGGGCATGTTGCTAGTGCCGTGATTGCATCCTTAGACATGAGGCGGATGCAAAGGAAGAAATTGGCATGGACATTCGATATTCTCAATGTCTTACAAATAGTGAGACTATTAGGAACAAGAGGTCACTACACAATCGACCTCGGTGTTGGTGTCGGAGCTGGCATGTTGTTCGACTCTCTAGCTGGCAAGTATGTGGAGAGCAGGAAATTGTCTGTGTCAACTCGCTAAAGAGAGTAACACAGAGATCAAACTTGTGCATGAATTAATTAAGGCTAATCATGAAGGTTcatattattctttatttttGAGTAGTAATGGTGTTATTTCAATAATATGCAAATAATTCAGTTTTTAATCCTTTAATTTTCAGTTGCGAGTAgaagaaatgaaagaaaataGGCTAATAATATAATGACTTCGCATTTTATAACCAATATGACAAGTTTtattcttgaagggaaagcaagaactatgttttattttgttgtgaAATGTCcatgcactactacaaatatgGATGCACCAATGTTTGATATTTTCCTGAACCCTCTTCCATCCAAATTTTATGATTGAGAATCTTCATTTCCATACCGACTCATATAAGAGAGAATATACTTGTTGAGCATTAAGTAGACCTAAAAGCATTTACTACTCGCTTGTGTTCTAGAGGTGGGGACCAATAGCATCCGACTCAGGCATATCAATACCGCTTGGCGGGTGGGGACCAATAGCGTAGCCCGTCTGATACGTCTGTTAGACGCGACTTGTCCCTACACTAGACCGATTTAGAGATGGCCTTCACTAGCAAATGACGGAATCCTAACCCGGCAAAAAAGGAACAAAAAATTGTTCCAGCTCATGATTTAGAGATGGCCTTCACTAGCAAATGACGAATCCTAACCCGCCAATTAGGTCTAGGGTGAGCAAAACTGTATACCTGAATATAATTTGAAAACTATATTGGATATACGgtttcaaaaaatcacaaaattgACTATAAGGTTATTGAATACTTGGAAAAATCGTAAATAACGAATCTATGTATACAAATCTAGTTTAGTGTTTAATGTTTAGTGTCCTCTCTCGTAACTTCTCTCATCCTAACTTCACTTCATCCCCCAACCTCACCCTCACCGTCCGTAGACCAACCCACCACGACAAGTTGACCACCTTCAATGACACCTATCTCTTGTGAAGCATGTCCCCAAAATAACCAGTGAggaaggtgttggtggtggtaTGAAGCATCAGAGGAGGACGACACAAGAAAGGTGGCGGTGGTGGAATGAAGCATCAGAGGAGGACGACACAAgaaaggtggtggtggtggttgtggttagAGAGATTACAGATAAAAGCCACCGGTGGTGGTCGGAAACTGAAACACAAGGCTAAATTTGGATAGAGAAGGAGGCTAGGTTATGGT
Encoded here:
- the LOC141599709 gene encoding phosphatidylcholine:diacylglycerol cholinephosphotransferase 1-like — its product is MTVNLHNRKLKISQSNSTSEMKKDTTTNNNKGIKGLLETASFMKWGYADIVGVIKYHPIPCVFVMSLLFFMSVEYTLFMVPSSSPPFDLGFIATRSLNRLLSHSPNLNTLCAALNTVFVGMQTTYILWVFLVEGRARPGLAALFSFTCRGILGYSTQLPLPQEFLGSGADFPVGNVSFFLFYSGHVASAVIASLDMRRMQRKKLAWTFDILNVLQIVRLLGTRGHYTIDLGVGVGAGMLFDSLAGKYVESRKLSVSTR